The Verrucomicrobiota bacterium genome has a segment encoding these proteins:
- a CDS encoding 3-oxoacyl-ACP synthase III: MNYKRVYLTALGYELGPVVVSSAELEDRLAPVYARLNLQPGQLEAWTGIRERRWWQPGSALSAGALAAARKALLKTSVSPADLGVVVYAGVCRENFEPATACAVADGLGVRGAAWVYDLSNACLGVLNGMIEVANRIELGQIRAGLVVSCESAREINELVLARLLHGGGMDEFAQALATFTGGSGAVAMLLTDGSFPGLPGHRLLGATSEVAPEHHRLCRWGLQPAGGDHQEQFMRTDSVAVLKYGVQLGQRTWDNFLHEMQWTSGDVDRVICHQVGHGHQDAILKALGLPREKDYTTFRFLGNMGTAALPTTAAIAEERRVLHPGERTAFLGIGSGLNCLMLGLLW; this comes from the coding sequence GTGAACTATAAACGCGTTTATCTCACCGCCCTTGGCTACGAACTGGGGCCGGTGGTTGTTTCATCCGCCGAACTGGAGGACCGTCTCGCGCCCGTCTATGCCCGCCTGAATTTGCAGCCCGGGCAATTGGAAGCCTGGACCGGCATCCGCGAGCGCCGCTGGTGGCAACCGGGTTCCGCTCTCTCCGCCGGGGCACTCGCCGCCGCCCGCAAGGCGCTGCTCAAGACTTCGGTCTCCCCCGCCGACCTCGGGGTGGTTGTCTATGCCGGCGTTTGCCGCGAGAACTTCGAGCCCGCAACCGCCTGCGCCGTTGCGGACGGCCTCGGCGTGCGCGGTGCCGCCTGGGTGTACGATCTCAGCAACGCCTGCCTCGGCGTGCTCAACGGCATGATCGAAGTGGCGAACCGGATTGAACTCGGGCAAATCCGCGCCGGGCTCGTTGTCTCTTGCGAGAGTGCCCGCGAGATCAATGAACTCGTCCTCGCGCGGCTCCTGCACGGCGGTGGCATGGATGAATTCGCTCAGGCGCTCGCCACCTTCACCGGTGGCTCCGGCGCGGTCGCCATGCTGCTGACCGATGGTTCCTTTCCGGGACTTCCCGGCCATCGCCTGCTCGGCGCAACCTCCGAAGTCGCACCCGAACACCATCGCCTCTGCCGTTGGGGCTTGCAACCCGCCGGTGGCGACCACCAGGAACAATTCATGCGCACCGATTCCGTCGCCGTCCTCAAATATGGCGTCCAACTCGGCCAGCGCACCTGGGATAACTTTCTCCATGAAATGCAGTGGACTTCGGGGGACGTGGACCGCGTCATCTGCCACCAGGTCGGGCACGGCCATCAGGACGCCATCTTGAAGGCGCTGGGACTGCCCCGCGAAAAAGATTACACCACCTTCCGATTTCTGGGCAACATGGGCACGGCGGCGCTGCCCACCACCGCCGCAATTGCCGAGGAACGCCGCGTCCTCCACCCCGGCGAGCGCACCGCGTTCCTGGGGATTGGCAGCGGCTTGAATTGCTTGATGCTGGGGCTGCTTTGGTAA
- a CDS encoding ATP-binding cassette domain-containing protein: MKRPDRNHTRACDHAPLVVFDQATLQVEECPVFMRTNWTMHRDEQWAILGPNGSGKALLVQAILGRQRPITGEIHGHFYGSDGSAQDLQDAVGCISAQTQRELICRESTYYQSRWYSGIEEGKNIVAQYLSQEWVEDINPFEVGARRSSPANFVRQRRRLTEALGITDLLRRKVLHLSNGEQRKVLLVHTLLRAPQLLILDDPYAGLDIRSRSRLRKLLQALATAGLPMLFIAHRLDELPPFVTHLLVTRDHQIIAQGTKAEVLRKLPKDAFAGESVSGHQRTVRPAGPSLPRYKTLVRMREVNIGVGRRRILKNIHWTVSAGENWAILGPNGSGKTTLLNLIQGDHPQVYALDLCLFDQPLTTTQILWRLRQQIGFVSPELHQHYPLEWSCLEVVCSGFFGTLGLFQPCTRRQKSAAMDWLAEFGLAAMAHRTLGDLAVGHQRLVLIARAMVKHPPLLILDEPCQGLDGRHRHTILAAVDRVVAQTGTHLLFVTHHPREMPVCITHVLHLQAGVASARPRDWA, translated from the coding sequence TTGAAACGTCCAGACAGGAACCACACCCGCGCCTGCGATCATGCCCCGCTGGTCGTGTTTGATCAGGCCACCTTGCAGGTTGAGGAATGCCCGGTATTCATGCGCACCAACTGGACCATGCATCGCGATGAGCAATGGGCGATTCTGGGGCCCAACGGTTCCGGCAAGGCGCTGCTGGTTCAAGCGATCCTGGGCCGGCAGCGTCCGATCACCGGTGAGATTCATGGTCACTTTTATGGTTCGGATGGTTCCGCGCAAGACCTTCAGGATGCGGTGGGCTGCATCTCCGCCCAGACCCAGCGCGAGCTGATCTGCCGCGAGAGCACCTATTACCAATCCCGCTGGTACAGCGGCATCGAGGAGGGGAAAAATATCGTCGCCCAGTATTTGAGCCAGGAATGGGTGGAGGACATCAATCCCTTTGAAGTCGGCGCCCGGCGCTCTTCGCCCGCCAACTTTGTCCGGCAACGCCGCCGGTTGACCGAGGCGTTGGGCATCACCGATCTGCTGCGGCGCAAAGTGCTGCACCTCTCCAACGGGGAACAGCGCAAAGTGCTGCTGGTCCACACCCTGTTGCGCGCGCCACAACTGCTGATTTTGGATGATCCCTACGCCGGGCTGGATATCCGGTCCCGGTCGCGCCTGCGCAAGCTGCTGCAGGCTTTGGCGACAGCGGGACTGCCCATGCTTTTCATTGCGCATCGCTTGGATGAACTCCCGCCTTTCGTCACCCATCTGCTGGTGACGCGCGACCATCAAATCATCGCCCAAGGCACCAAAGCGGAAGTGTTGCGCAAATTGCCCAAGGATGCTTTTGCCGGCGAATCGGTATCGGGACATCAGCGGACGGTTCGCCCGGCCGGTCCCTCACTGCCCCGGTATAAGACGCTGGTGCGGATGCGCGAGGTGAACATTGGCGTCGGGCGCCGGCGCATTTTGAAAAACATTCATTGGACCGTCTCCGCCGGGGAGAACTGGGCCATCCTGGGCCCCAATGGCTCCGGCAAGACCACGCTGCTGAACCTCATCCAGGGGGATCATCCCCAGGTGTACGCGCTGGACCTCTGCCTCTTTGACCAACCGCTGACGACCACCCAGATCCTCTGGCGGCTGCGCCAGCAGATCGGCTTTGTCTCTCCGGAGCTGCATCAGCATTACCCGCTGGAATGGTCCTGCCTCGAGGTGGTCTGCTCGGGGTTCTTCGGCACGCTGGGGTTGTTTCAGCCGTGCACGCGCCGGCAAAAATCGGCAGCCATGGATTGGCTGGCGGAATTCGGCCTGGCGGCGATGGCCCACCGGACATTGGGCGACTTGGCCGTTGGTCATCAGCGCCTGGTGCTGATCGCCCGCGCCATGGTGAAGCACCCGCCGCTATTAATCCTCGATGAACCATGCCAGGGCCTGGATGGCCGGCATCGCCACACCATCCTGGCGGCGGTGGATCGCGTGGTGGCCCAAACCGGCACGCACCTGCTGTTTGTGACCCATCATCCCCGGGAAATGCCCGTTTGCATTACCCATGTGCTCCACTTGCAAGCGGGCGTCGCTTCGGCCCGCCCCAGGGATTGGGCCTGA
- a CDS encoding alpha/beta fold hydrolase has product MAHFRKDLYPFVGSYLNLDGLALHYLDEGRGDPVIMLHGNPTWSFYYRNLILGLRAQHRVIVPDHIGCGFSDKPGDHRYEYSLDRRAKDLEALINHLNISGRITLVMHDWGGMIGMTYAARFPERIGKLVLLNTAAFHLPATAKLPPSLWLCRNTPMDDFLIRRTGLFVRLVTRWGCTRSLPRRVRDAYLSPCDTAENRLGHLRFVQDIPLRPGDASYDLVSDVQKKLTGFQKTPTLILWGMKDFVFNRHFLATWEQLLPNAQVHRFPNAGHLLLEDAGEETLPIIQKFLAR; this is encoded by the coding sequence ATGGCACACTTTCGCAAAGATCTTTATCCTTTTGTCGGCTCGTACCTGAACCTCGACGGCCTCGCGCTCCATTACCTCGACGAGGGGCGGGGCGACCCCGTCATCATGCTCCACGGCAACCCTACGTGGTCCTTTTACTACCGCAATCTCATCCTCGGCTTGCGCGCCCAGCACCGCGTCATCGTCCCGGACCACATCGGCTGCGGCTTTTCGGATAAGCCGGGCGATCACCGTTACGAATACTCCCTGGATCGCCGCGCCAAAGACCTCGAAGCGCTCATCAATCACTTGAATATTTCCGGTCGCATCACCCTCGTCATGCACGATTGGGGCGGGATGATCGGCATGACCTACGCGGCACGTTTCCCCGAACGCATCGGTAAATTGGTACTCTTGAATACCGCCGCCTTTCACCTGCCCGCAACCGCCAAACTGCCGCCCTCGCTCTGGCTCTGCCGCAATACGCCCATGGATGATTTCCTCATCCGGCGCACCGGCCTCTTTGTGCGCCTGGTGACCCGCTGGGGCTGCACCCGTTCCCTCCCCCGGCGCGTCCGCGATGCCTACCTCAGCCCGTGCGACACCGCCGAAAACCGTCTCGGCCACCTACGCTTTGTCCAGGACATCCCGCTCCGGCCCGGCGACGCCAGCTACGACCTCGTGAGCGACGTCCAGAAGAAACTCACCGGCTTTCAAAAGACCCCCACCCTGATTCTGTGGGGCATGAAAGATTTTGTCTTCAACCGCCACTTTCTGGCGACCTGGGAACAACTCCTCCCAAACGCGCAAGTCCACCGTTTCCCCAATGCTGGCCACCTCCTGCTCGAAGATGCCGGCGAAGAAACGCTGCCCATTATTCAGAAGTTCCTCGCCCGATAA
- a CDS encoding FtsX-like permease family protein, translating to MNMIRLILRELCFRKLNFFLGVLGIAAAVGCLVAELTLLRKHDLTTEKILAAKQVETEAMLDKLEDDYRKITLKLGFNILILPKEQSLQDLYDEDKTSQLLPEAYADKLAKSRVATINHVLPTLTRKVKWPERQRKVVLMGVKGEVFIQSAKQKPLLEAVPPGHLVAGYELHQSLGLAVGQTITFMGRPFTVSKLLEEKGNADDITLWINLNEAQELLQCPGRINAILALECNCSADRLAKIRAEITNLLPDTKVVEFASQALARAEARNRAGEQAALTLQHEQANRAALRAQRESFAAILVPTALVAAGLWIALLTIANVRDRRPEIGVLRAIGVQSWQILGIFIGKAVLSGLVGAVAGAGLGLVAGAYWQERPTPELWSALMTPQLFLAALVVAPLLAVMASWLPALLAARQDPAVVLQDR from the coding sequence ATGAACATGATCCGCCTGATCCTGCGCGAACTGTGCTTCCGTAAACTGAATTTTTTTCTGGGCGTGCTGGGGATCGCCGCCGCCGTGGGCTGCCTGGTCGCGGAATTGACTTTGCTTCGCAAACACGATCTGACCACCGAAAAAATCCTCGCCGCCAAACAGGTGGAAACCGAAGCCATGCTGGACAAGTTGGAGGATGATTACCGGAAAATCACGCTCAAGCTGGGTTTTAATATCCTGATTCTGCCGAAGGAACAAAGTTTGCAAGACCTGTATGACGAGGATAAAACCTCGCAACTCCTGCCGGAGGCGTACGCGGACAAACTCGCCAAGAGCCGCGTCGCCACCATCAATCATGTGCTGCCGACCCTGACGCGAAAAGTGAAGTGGCCGGAGCGTCAGCGCAAAGTGGTGCTCATGGGAGTCAAAGGCGAGGTATTCATTCAATCCGCCAAACAGAAGCCGTTGCTGGAAGCCGTGCCGCCGGGACATCTGGTGGCCGGGTATGAGCTGCATCAAAGCCTGGGACTTGCGGTGGGGCAAACAATCACCTTCATGGGGCGCCCATTTACGGTAAGCAAATTGCTGGAGGAAAAAGGGAACGCCGATGACATCACGCTGTGGATCAACTTGAACGAGGCGCAGGAGTTATTGCAATGCCCGGGGCGCATCAATGCCATCCTGGCTTTGGAATGCAATTGCTCGGCAGATCGCCTGGCAAAAATCCGGGCGGAGATCACCAACTTATTGCCGGATACCAAGGTCGTGGAATTTGCATCGCAGGCGCTGGCGCGGGCGGAGGCACGCAACCGGGCCGGAGAACAAGCCGCGCTGACACTGCAACATGAGCAGGCCAACCGTGCCGCGCTGCGGGCGCAACGGGAATCGTTTGCCGCCATCCTGGTGCCCACCGCCTTGGTGGCAGCGGGGTTATGGATTGCCCTGTTGACCATCGCCAACGTGCGGGATCGCCGTCCGGAAATCGGCGTATTGCGCGCCATCGGCGTGCAGTCATGGCAAATCCTGGGCATCTTCATCGGCAAAGCTGTGCTGTCGGGACTCGTCGGCGCCGTGGCGGGCGCCGGATTGGGGTTGGTGGCGGGTGCCTATTGGCAGGAGCGTCCTACGCCGGAATTATGGAGCGCATTGATGACCCCGCAGTTATTTCTCGCCGCGCTGGTGGTGGCGCCGCTGCTGGCGGTGATGGCCAGTTGGTTGCCGGCCCTGCTGGCAGCCCGGCAGGATCCGGCGGTGGTGTTGCAGGATCGTTGA